In Vigna radiata var. radiata cultivar VC1973A chromosome 3, Vradiata_ver6, whole genome shotgun sequence, the following proteins share a genomic window:
- the LOC106757545 gene encoding protein indeterminate-domain 2 — MSNISADEGSFSSGNNGEEVHQETQHQHPQNHLHDSTSGPSAASTNLQTKKKRNLPGTPGKYSTKIDPSAEVVALSPTTLMATNRFVCEICNKGFQRDQNLQLHRRGHNLPWKLRQRTSTEVKKRVYVCPEPSCVHHNPGRALGDLTGIKKHYSRKHGEKKWKCDKCSKRYAVQSDWKAHQKTCGTREYKCDCGTIFSRRDSFITHRAFCDALTEENNRVNQGLTSGMPPNLQNQIPDLMSTMPLNTSPNTAYDPKNPLKSLPQELVPIPFKSMSMGGGMFSTNAGALFGGPKSMSPSSSSLQLGSNTSSSFNYLQDNKNGGLIAASAQMSATALLQKAAQMGATASNTINSPMMQKGFVSSTAAPDHVSSTRPPYSGAMLQHNNSYDHFSPQPDLSNMAGVSGGGAFINQLFHKGQEISQVFDTNTAVSAMNDVGMFSQMPLGSDHNPGLMKNVEQEASNCSGLIHGKDVVEGNPMQASRFGGSDMTTVHDFLGIGGSTSRVMNHFHHHFPHEDSSAMEEPIWDV, encoded by the exons ATGTCAAATATTTCAGCTGATGAAGGAAGCTTCTCCTCAGGAAACAATGGGGAAGAAGTTCATCAAGAAACCCAACACCAACACCCACAAAACCACCTTCATGACTCTACTTCAGGACCATCTGCTGCTTCCACTAATCTACAaaccaagaagaaaagaaacctTCCAGGAACCCCAGGCAAATACTCAACTA AAATAGACCCCAGTGCTGAAGTTGTTGCTTTATCACCGACCACACTGATGGCAACAAATAGATTCGTGTGTGAGATCTGCAACAAAGGGTTTCAGAGGGACCAAAATCTTCAGTTGCACCGCAGAGGTCACAATCTTCCGTGGAAACTGAGGCAACGAACAAGCACTGAGGTTAAGAAACGTGTGTATGTTTGCCCTGAGCCATCATGCGTGCACCATAACCCAGGTCGTGCATTAGGAGACCTCACTGGCATCAAAAAGCACTATAGCCGCAAACACGGTGAGAAGAAATGGAAATGTGACAAGTGCTCTAAAAGATACGCAGTGCAATCTGATTGGAAGGCCCACCAGAAAACTTGTGGCACCAGGGAATACAAATGTGACTGTGGAACAATATTTTCCAG GAGAGATAGTTTTATCACTCACAGAGCTTTCTGTGATGCATTAACTGAAGAAAACAACAGAGTGAACCAGGGTCTGACAAGTGGCATGCCACCAAACCTGCAGAATCAAATACCGGATCTTATGTCTACCATGCCTCTAAACACTAGTCCCAACACAGCATATGACCCTAAGAACCCACTGAAATCACTCCCCCAAGAACTTGTCCCAATACCATTCAAGTCTATGAGCATGGGAGGGGGCATGTTCTCTACCAATGCTGGTGCACTTTTTGGTGGCCCAAAAAGCatgtctccttcttcttccagcCTCCAACTGGGTTCCAACACCTCATCAAGCTTCAATTACTTGCAAGACAACAAAAACGGAGGACTAATTGCTGCCTCGGCTCAGATGTCTGCAACAGCTTTGTTACAGAAAGCAGCCCAAATGGGTGCCACTGCAAGCAATACCATTAACTCCCCCATGATGCAAAAAGGCTTTGTTAGTAGCACTGCTGCTCCCGATCATGTTTCTTCCACTAGGCCACCATATTCTGGGGCCATGCTGCAGCATAACAACTCCTACGACCATTTCTCTCCACAGCCTGATCTGTCCAACATGGCTGGGGTGAGTGGTGGAGGAGCATTCATCAATCAGTTGTTTCATAAAGGACAAGAAATTTCACAAGTTTTTGACACCAACACTGCCGTGTCTGCTATGAACGATGTGGGAATGTTCAGCCAAATGCCTCTGGGGAGTGACCACAATCCGGGATTGATGAAGAATGTGGAACAAGAAGCTAGTAATTGTTCTGGTTTGATCCATGGAAAAGACGTGGTTGAAGGTAACCCAATGCAGGCATCAAGGTTTGGAGGGAGTGACATGACAACTGTTCATGACTTTTTGGGCATTGGCGGTTCAACTTCTAGAGTCATGAACCATTTTCATCACCATTTTCCACACGAGGATTCATCAGCTATGGAGGAACCCATATGGGATGTTTAA